In one window of Mytilus trossulus isolate FHL-02 chromosome 7, PNRI_Mtr1.1.1.hap1, whole genome shotgun sequence DNA:
- the LOC134726361 gene encoding P2X purinoceptor 7-like, which produces MGLVAYNFEPELTVQELEDRNRAALASSVAVVQTLDEWCECGNCQEMPSLEENVCCRVSDLVLPNLEDHNCITMHHIYDTLILKSRCIRTGLHSDDDVQGTARPSAGRIEQQFSPTNANFNGNHESEQSRLVAYRQSICWMLKGEKLGNGRRVVIPSCVVKDIRDSFPENNNDYTGFQAALDVRELFC; this is translated from the exons ATGGGTCTGGTTGCTTACAACTTCGAACCTGAGCTCACTGTTCAAGAACTTGAGGATCGAAATAGAGCTGCATTAGCATCTTCTGTAGCTGTAGTTCAGACATTGGATGAATGGTGCGAGTGTGGGAACTGTCAGGAAATGCCGTCCCTTGAAGAAAATGTTTGTTGTAGGGTATCAGATTTGGTGCTACCGAACTTGGAAGACCACAACTGCATTACCATGCACCATATTTATGACACCTTAATTTTAAAATCCCGATGTATTAGAACTGGCTTACATTCAGATGATGATGTACAAGGGACAGCAAGGCCGAGCGCCGGAAGAATTGAGCAACAG ttttcacCAACAAATGCAAACTTTAACGGTAACCATGAGTCAGA ACAATCCCGTCTTGTTGCTTACAGACAATCCATTTGTTGGATGCTCAAAGGAGAAAAACTTGGAAATGGAAGAAGGGTGGTAATTCCTTCTTGTGTTGTCAAAGACATTAGAGATTCCTTCCCAGAGAACAACAATGATTATACAGGATTCCAAGCTGCTTTAGATGTGAGAGAACtgttttgttga